The Flammeovirgaceae bacterium genome contains a region encoding:
- a CDS encoding cupin domain-containing protein has protein sequence MERKIYNPVQKDYVTFLETAAETKGARTLVEVELAPKGGVGIHYHKTYAEKFHCLEGELNVQVGKTVHTLLAGQSATAHPNMNHRFFNSSGRPCKFRVELTPASRGFEQSLQIGYGLARDGEVRSNGMPRNPLALAWLFEISESNLPGWRSIFEFILRRQAKKARAAGLDKELINKYVTF, from the coding sequence ATGGAAAGAAAAATCTATAATCCTGTTCAAAAAGATTATGTAACCTTTCTTGAAACCGCAGCCGAAACCAAGGGTGCCCGCACGCTTGTTGAGGTTGAGTTGGCGCCAAAAGGCGGAGTCGGCATTCATTACCACAAAACCTACGCGGAAAAATTTCATTGTTTGGAAGGTGAATTAAACGTGCAGGTAGGAAAAACCGTACACACGCTGTTGGCCGGCCAGTCGGCCACAGCCCATCCGAATATGAACCACCGGTTTTTCAATTCTTCAGGCAGACCGTGCAAATTTCGGGTTGAATTAACACCGGCAAGCCGCGGTTTTGAGCAATCATTACAGATAGGGTATGGCCTGGCTCGCGATGGCGAAGTACGCAGCAACGGAATGCCCAGAAATCCGTTGGCATTGGCCTGGTTATTTGAGATCAGCGAAAGCAACTTGCCCGGCTGGCGCAGCATTTTTGAGTTCATTCTGCGCAGGCAGGCAAAAAAGGCAAGGGCTGCCGGACTGGATAAGGAATTGATCAATAAGTACGTTACGTTTTAA
- a CDS encoding AbrB/MazE/SpoVT family DNA-binding domain-containing protein: MGSTITKVRKIGNSRGILFPKAILDEGGIVDTVKITVKNNVIIITPGDKKQKKAWSDFKRVKREKADFVANTFDAKEWEW, from the coding sequence ATGGGTAGTACAATAACCAAAGTAAGGAAAATCGGGAACTCCAGAGGTATCTTGTTCCCCAAGGCCATTCTTGATGAGGGCGGCATTGTTGACACGGTTAAAATAACTGTAAAAAATAATGTGATAATCATTACTCCGGGAGATAAAAAGCAAAAAAAGGCGTGGTCTGATTTTAAACGTGTAAAGAGAGAAAAGGCAGACTTTGTTGCTAATACCTTTGATGCTAAGGAGTGGGAATGGTAA
- a CDS encoding DUF3307 domain-containing protein, which yields MVTLLFGHWVADFLFQTEAMALNKSSSLKWLAFHILVYTAVLAVFCLWLLHWQDALYFAAINGLLHGLTDLLTSRLTALYKNNRRIFFLIIGLDQFIHSATLIISFGYFIPVSSVVP from the coding sequence TTGGTTACACTGTTGTTCGGGCATTGGGTAGCTGATTTTCTGTTTCAGACCGAGGCGATGGCGCTAAATAAAAGCAGCAGTTTAAAGTGGTTGGCATTTCATATTCTGGTTTATACCGCTGTGCTTGCGGTGTTTTGTTTATGGCTGTTACACTGGCAGGATGCACTTTATTTTGCTGCCATCAACGGCTTGCTGCACGGCCTTACCGATTTATTGACCAGCCGATTGACGGCTTTGTATAAGAATAACCGTAGAATTTTTTTTCTGATTATCGGCCTGGACCAGTTTATCCATTCAGCCACGCTTATCATTTCCTTCGGATATTTTATTCCGGTGAGTTCAGTCGTTCCGTAA
- a CDS encoding short chain dehydrogenase — MRIIIVGSTGTIGSHVAAELEKRHEVIRASANRGPLKVNITSASSIRTMYKFVGKFDAVVCTAGTAYFGPFHAMKEKDFYTGIKSKMMGQINLVMLGKNKISEGGSFTLTTGILYRDPVRGGTVLSMVNNAVHGYVLGSSIELKKNVRINAVAPGLAEASAAQLAEFFPGHVPVPMWKIVQGYIKSVEGFDTGKVIEVLS; from the coding sequence ATGCGAATCATTATTGTGGGTTCAACCGGTACTATTGGGTCGCATGTAGCTGCCGAACTTGAAAAGCGGCACGAAGTTATAAGGGCCAGTGCCAACCGCGGGCCGCTTAAGGTAAACATTACTTCGGCATCGTCCATCCGAACCATGTATAAGTTTGTAGGTAAGTTCGATGCGGTGGTGTGTACGGCCGGCACAGCTTATTTCGGGCCGTTTCATGCCATGAAGGAGAAAGATTTTTATACAGGCATTAAAAGTAAAATGATGGGCCAGATTAACCTGGTAATGTTGGGCAAAAACAAAATCAGTGAAGGAGGGTCATTTACACTTACCACCGGAATTTTGTACCGCGACCCGGTACGCGGAGGGACCGTGCTGAGTATGGTTAACAATGCTGTTCACGGGTATGTATTGGGATCTTCCATTGAATTAAAGAAAAATGTTCGCATTAATGCGGTTGCACCCGGTTTGGCCGAAGCCTCGGCAGCACAACTGGCTGAATTCTTCCCGGGCCATGTACCGGTGCCCATGTGGAAGATTGTTCAAGGCTACATTAAAAGTGTAGAAGGCTTTGATACCGGCAAAGTGATTGAGGTATTATCGTAA
- a CDS encoding glutamine--tRNA ligase/YqeY domain fusion protein, which yields MSEEKSLNFLEEIIENDLKSGKHQTIITRFPPEPNGYLHVGHAKSICLNFGLAKKYGGYTNLRFDDTNPVTEDVEYVESIKDDIKWLGFEWANELYASDYFEQLYEFAVTLIKKGLAYVDDSTSVEIAQQKGTPTQPGTNSPYRNRRVEENLQLFADMRAGKYRDGEKVLRAKIDMTHPNMHMRDPVIYRIKHAHHHRTGDAWCIYPMYDFAHGQSDSIEKVTHSICTLEFVPHRALYDWLIEKLEIYPSRQYEFARLNMTYTVMSKRKLLQLVNEKHVTGWDDPRMPTLSGMRRRGYTPESIRDFCDRIGVAKRDNLIDVGLLEFCVREHLNKVALRRMVVFDPVKVILTNYPAGQTEQVASENNPEDPAAGERLIPFSGELFIEREDFMENPPKKYFRLAPGQLVRLKSAYIIRCDEVAKDAKGNITELRCTYIPESRSGSDTSGINVKGTLHWVSAQHAVPVEVRLYDRLFKVEDLSAAEGDFKDYINPDSLQVVPNALAEPAIAEVNPQEHYQFMRKGYFIADADSKPGKPVFNRTVTLKDMWARSSKT from the coding sequence ATGAGCGAAGAAAAGAGTTTGAACTTCCTGGAGGAAATTATTGAGAACGACCTGAAGTCCGGGAAGCACCAAACTATTATTACGCGCTTTCCGCCTGAGCCAAACGGCTACCTTCACGTGGGCCACGCCAAAAGCATTTGTCTCAATTTCGGGCTGGCAAAAAAATATGGCGGCTACACCAACCTGCGCTTTGATGATACCAACCCCGTTACCGAAGATGTGGAGTACGTGGAAAGCATTAAAGATGACATCAAATGGCTGGGTTTTGAATGGGCCAACGAATTGTACGCGTCAGACTATTTTGAGCAACTCTATGAATTTGCCGTTACGCTGATTAAGAAAGGCCTGGCGTATGTGGATGACAGCACCAGCGTAGAAATAGCCCAACAGAAGGGCACGCCCACGCAGCCCGGCACCAACAGTCCGTACCGTAACCGCAGGGTGGAAGAAAATCTGCAACTCTTTGCCGATATGCGGGCCGGAAAATACCGCGATGGCGAGAAAGTGCTGCGCGCCAAAATTGACATGACCCACCCCAATATGCACATGCGCGACCCGGTTATCTACCGGATTAAACACGCCCATCACCACCGCACAGGCGATGCCTGGTGCATTTACCCCATGTACGATTTTGCCCACGGCCAAAGCGACTCGATTGAAAAAGTAACGCACAGCATCTGCACGTTGGAGTTTGTACCTCACCGTGCACTATACGACTGGCTGATTGAGAAACTGGAAATATACCCTTCCCGGCAATACGAGTTTGCACGACTTAACATGACTTATACCGTGATGAGCAAGCGCAAACTGCTGCAACTGGTAAACGAAAAGCATGTTACCGGATGGGATGATCCCCGCATGCCCACCCTCAGCGGCATGAGGCGCAGGGGGTACACACCAGAAAGCATCCGCGATTTTTGCGACCGCATTGGAGTGGCCAAACGAGATAACCTGATTGATGTGGGCCTGCTTGAATTTTGTGTGCGCGAACACCTCAATAAAGTTGCCCTTCGCAGAATGGTTGTGTTCGATCCGGTAAAAGTCATACTCACCAACTATCCGGCCGGTCAAACCGAACAGGTGGCCAGCGAAAACAACCCGGAAGATCCTGCCGCAGGCGAGCGCCTCATTCCGTTTAGCGGAGAATTGTTTATTGAGCGTGAGGATTTTATGGAAAACCCGCCAAAAAAATATTTCCGCCTCGCCCCCGGGCAACTGGTACGCCTCAAGAGCGCTTACATCATCCGTTGCGATGAAGTGGCTAAAGATGCCAAAGGCAACATCACCGAACTGCGCTGCACGTACATACCGGAAAGCCGCAGCGGATCCGACACTTCCGGCATCAATGTTAAGGGAACCTTGCACTGGGTAAGCGCCCAACATGCCGTGCCGGTGGAAGTGCGGCTGTACGACCGCCTCTTTAAAGTTGAAGATCTTTCAGCGGCAGAAGGTGATTTTAAAGATTACATCAACCCCGATTCGCTGCAGGTTGTTCCAAACGCCTTGGCCGAGCCGGCTATAGCCGAAGTCAATCCACAAGAACACTACCAGTTTATGCGAAAAGGTTACTTCATTGCCGATGCTGATTCAAAACCCGGCAAGCCGGTGTTTAACCGAACAGTAACGCTGAAGGATATGTGGGCGAGGAGTAGCAAGACATAA
- a CDS encoding DUF4254 domain-containing protein — MLNASACYAIFQQSIDDYHLHDNVDTPVRNPYAEGSFEYLLYLKNWIDTVQWHLEDIIRLPDIDPKAALQIKRRIDKSNQDRTDTVERMDDYFMEQFAGVTYKPTARINSETPAWLLDRMSILMLKIYHMKEQTGRTDATADHIARCQHKLNILLEQKMDMHLAYDQLIEDIRNGNRKMKVYRQMKMYNDASLNPMLYNKK, encoded by the coding sequence ATGCTCAACGCCTCAGCCTGTTACGCCATATTTCAACAAAGCATTGACGACTATCATCTTCACGATAATGTCGATACCCCCGTCCGCAATCCGTACGCAGAAGGTTCCTTTGAATACCTGCTTTACCTGAAAAACTGGATTGACACCGTGCAGTGGCACCTGGAAGATATTATTCGGTTGCCGGATATTGATCCAAAAGCAGCCCTGCAAATTAAAAGACGGATTGATAAGTCGAACCAGGATCGGACCGATACCGTAGAGCGTATGGATGATTATTTCATGGAGCAATTTGCAGGCGTTACGTACAAGCCCACGGCACGCATTAATTCTGAAACTCCGGCCTGGCTGCTCGATCGCATGAGCATTCTGATGTTGAAGATTTATCACATGAAGGAGCAAACCGGGCGCACAGATGCCACAGCCGACCACATTGCCCGCTGCCAGCACAAACTGAACATTTTACTGGAGCAGAAAATGGACATGCACCTGGCATATGACCAACTGATAGAAGACATCCGTAATGGCAACCGGAAAATGAAAGTGTACCGCCAGATGAAAATGTACAACGATGCATCGCTTAACCCGATGCTGTACAACAAAAAATGA
- a CDS encoding glutamate--tRNA ligase: MKKIRVRFAPSPTGALHIGGVRTALYNYLFARQQGGTMILRIEDTDQNRYVPGAEEYIIESLKWAGIGIDEGAGVGGPHAPYRQSERKELYRKYADQLIATGHAYYAFDSEAELEVMRERLKKSGVDHQQYSSFTRMTMRNSLTLPAAETEKLIQSGAPYVIRLKVPETGEIRLHDLIRGDVVVKASELDDKVLMKSDGMPTYHLANVVDDYLMKISHVIRGEEWLPSAPLHVLLYKSFGWEANMPQFAHLPLLLKPDGNGKLSKRDADRMGFPIFPLNWTDPNTGEKSIGFREAGYLPEALINFLAFLGWNPGTEQEIFSMEALINAFSIERIGRAGARFDIQKATWFNEQYIRAKPIAELTDYLNQQLALQGISCSPEKAAKIVTAMRDRVSFPKDFYEHGRFFFHAPATFDSAVIAKKWNADAARFFKAVIAALKILDQFNAETLKTTIEQVTTGLGIKAGQVMQILRVAITGDSSGPDLMMTLEIIGREETVNRLGFALSNFQVKAPAS; encoded by the coding sequence ATGAAGAAGATACGGGTTCGGTTTGCGCCAAGTCCTACAGGGGCATTACACATTGGCGGGGTGCGCACGGCTTTGTACAACTACCTGTTTGCGCGCCAGCAGGGTGGAACGATGATTTTACGGATAGAAGATACCGACCAGAACCGCTACGTGCCGGGCGCTGAAGAATACATCATCGAGTCGTTGAAATGGGCAGGCATTGGTATTGACGAAGGAGCAGGTGTTGGGGGGCCGCATGCGCCTTACCGCCAATCGGAACGGAAGGAATTATACCGGAAATATGCCGATCAATTAATCGCCACCGGGCATGCCTACTATGCGTTCGATTCGGAAGCCGAACTGGAAGTCATGCGCGAACGGCTGAAGAAATCCGGAGTAGACCACCAGCAGTACAGCAGCTTCACCCGGATGACCATGCGCAACTCGCTTACGCTGCCTGCAGCTGAAACCGAAAAACTTATTCAGTCGGGAGCCCCGTATGTGATTCGGTTGAAAGTGCCTGAGACGGGTGAAATCCGGTTACACGATTTAATCCGCGGTGATGTGGTTGTAAAGGCCAGCGAACTGGATGACAAGGTTTTAATGAAATCAGACGGCATGCCTACCTACCACCTGGCCAATGTGGTTGATGATTACCTGATGAAGATTTCGCATGTAATACGCGGTGAAGAGTGGCTGCCTTCGGCCCCCCTGCATGTGTTGCTGTACAAGAGTTTCGGTTGGGAGGCCAACATGCCGCAATTTGCACACCTGCCCCTGCTGCTGAAGCCTGACGGCAATGGAAAACTCAGTAAACGTGATGCCGACCGGATGGGCTTCCCGATCTTCCCGCTGAACTGGACTGATCCGAATACCGGTGAAAAATCCATCGGCTTCCGCGAAGCGGGATATCTGCCTGAAGCACTGATTAACTTTCTGGCATTCCTGGGCTGGAACCCGGGCACCGAACAGGAAATTTTTTCGATGGAAGCGTTAATCAACGCCTTTTCCATTGAGCGCATCGGCAGGGCAGGCGCGAGGTTCGATATTCAAAAAGCAACCTGGTTCAATGAACAGTATATCCGAGCTAAGCCAATAGCGGAACTTACGGATTACCTGAATCAGCAACTTGCCCTGCAAGGGATTTCCTGCTCGCCTGAAAAAGCGGCAAAGATTGTTACGGCTATGCGCGATAGGGTTTCATTTCCAAAAGATTTTTACGAACACGGACGATTTTTCTTCCATGCCCCGGCCACATTCGATTCAGCCGTGATTGCCAAAAAATGGAATGCAGATGCTGCCCGTTTTTTTAAGGCGGTGATAGCAGCATTGAAAATCCTTGATCAGTTTAATGCAGAAACATTAAAGACAACAATCGAACAGGTAACTACCGGGTTGGGCATTAAAGCAGGGCAGGTTATGCAAATTCTTCGCGTGGCCATTACGGGCGATTCGTCCGGACCCGACCTGATGATGACCCTTGAAATCATTGGCCGGGAAGAAACCGTAAACAGATTGGGTTTTGCTCTTTCTAATTTTCAGGTAAAAGCACCTGCATCATGA
- a CDS encoding isoprenylcysteine carboxylmethyltransferase family protein has product MDHIYLAFAWGTYFFLHSYLASSQVKDSVKKTWPQLAVLYRLLYVVVSTTGLAGIGWLLTGIPSRFDLEPSPALQVTGIVVLLTGVVIILLSFRQYSFTGFIGLRNDAHDTLQTNGLLKYVRHPIYAGTVLIVLGFSALSPTSTVLVSVLCIFTYLPVGIYLEEKKLIALYGQTYRDYRKCVPAVFPKLKF; this is encoded by the coding sequence ATGGACCACATTTACCTGGCTTTTGCTTGGGGCACTTACTTTTTTCTGCACAGTTACCTGGCCTCCAGCCAGGTGAAAGATTCTGTTAAGAAAACCTGGCCGCAACTGGCGGTATTGTACCGGCTGCTTTATGTTGTTGTGTCCACCACCGGGCTGGCAGGTATCGGTTGGTTGCTCACCGGCATTCCGAGCAGGTTTGATCTCGAACCTTCGCCTGCACTGCAGGTAACCGGAATTGTAGTACTACTAACGGGGGTGGTTATTATTCTTCTCTCCTTCCGGCAGTATAGTTTCACCGGCTTCATCGGCTTACGTAATGATGCACACGACACATTGCAAACCAATGGGTTGCTGAAGTACGTTCGGCACCCGATCTATGCAGGCACGGTACTTATTGTGTTGGGGTTTAGCGCGCTGTCGCCAACATCAACAGTACTGGTTTCTGTACTATGTATCTTTACTTACCTGCCTGTTGGAATTTATCTGGAAGAGAAGAAACTGATTGCGCTATATGGCCAAACGTACCGCGACTACCGCAAGTGCGTGCCGGCAGTGTTTCCAAAACTGAAATTCTGA
- a CDS encoding alanine dehydrogenase — MKSIRVALIREGKTPPDKRVPFTPFQAEEIEQRFPHVKVVVQESPIRCFQDREYRALDVEVAERIADCDILMGIKEVPVDQLIPGKTYLFFSHTIKKQPHNRKLLQEILKKNIRLIDYEALKDKLGNRLVAFGRFAGLVGAYNGLWTYGKRYKKFNLKRAHECFDVNDLKLELRKMKLPPVKIVLTGAGRVGRGAMETLDSAGIRKISPADFLTKTFDEPVYVQLSSADYHVRKEGGHFNRDEFHRQPERYSSTFLSFTKVADVLLAGAYWNPKAPVLFTRQDMLSPEFKIKVIADITCDIEGSIPSTLRASTIDEPLYDYDPATGKEKPPLSSEHHVTVMAVDNLPCELPRNASEEFGRDLLDKILQPLLVEDVEGIIARATITNNGALTPVFQYLQDYVNG, encoded by the coding sequence ATGAAATCGATCAGAGTAGCACTAATACGCGAAGGCAAAACTCCGCCTGACAAACGCGTGCCCTTTACACCTTTTCAGGCTGAAGAGATTGAACAGCGGTTTCCGCACGTAAAGGTGGTAGTGCAGGAAAGCCCCATCCGCTGTTTTCAGGATAGGGAGTATCGTGCTTTGGATGTGGAGGTAGCTGAACGTATTGCCGATTGCGACATCCTGATGGGGATAAAGGAGGTACCTGTTGACCAGCTAATCCCCGGCAAAACCTACTTGTTCTTTTCGCACACCATCAAAAAACAACCGCATAACCGCAAATTGTTGCAGGAGATTTTAAAGAAAAACATCCGCCTGATTGATTATGAGGCGCTGAAAGATAAACTGGGCAACAGGCTGGTGGCCTTCGGCCGGTTTGCCGGCCTGGTAGGAGCCTATAACGGCTTATGGACTTACGGTAAACGTTACAAAAAATTTAACCTAAAGCGTGCGCACGAGTGCTTTGATGTAAACGACCTGAAACTGGAGTTGCGTAAAATGAAACTGCCGCCTGTTAAAATTGTGCTTACCGGTGCGGGACGGGTTGGTAGAGGCGCCATGGAAACGCTCGACTCGGCCGGGATTCGTAAAATAAGTCCTGCTGATTTTCTGACGAAGACTTTCGATGAACCGGTATATGTGCAACTAAGCAGTGCCGATTACCATGTGCGTAAAGAAGGCGGACATTTTAATCGCGATGAGTTTCACCGCCAGCCTGAAAGATACAGCTCTACATTTCTTTCATTTACCAAGGTAGCCGATGTACTGCTGGCCGGAGCATACTGGAATCCGAAGGCACCTGTGCTCTTTACACGTCAGGATATGCTTTCGCCTGAGTTTAAGATTAAAGTAATTGCCGACATCACCTGCGACATTGAAGGCTCAATACCTTCCACACTCCGGGCAAGCACAATTGATGAGCCGCTTTATGATTACGACCCGGCTACCGGAAAGGAGAAGCCTCCGCTAAGCAGCGAACACCACGTTACGGTTATGGCTGTAGATAACCTGCCTTGCGAGTTGCCACGCAATGCTTCGGAAGAATTCGGGCGCGACCTGCTGGACAAAATTCTGCAGCCGCTCCTGGTAGAAGATGTTGAGGGAATAATTGCACGTGCCACCATAACAAATAATGGTGCACTAACCCCGGTATTCCAGTATCTTCAGGATTATGTTAACGGATAG
- a CDS encoding type II toxin-antitoxin system PemK/MazF family toxin, with amino-acid sequence MVRAYSVYLVNLDPTVGFEIQKSRPCVVLSPDEMNAVLGTVIIAPMTSTIRGYPSRVEVRFQNKTGEVCLDQLRAVDESRLSKQPLGRLKQSEIDEIMDVIADIFKL; translated from the coding sequence ATGGTAAGAGCGTATAGTGTTTACCTGGTTAATCTTGACCCAACTGTCGGGTTTGAAATACAAAAGAGCAGGCCATGCGTTGTACTTTCTCCGGATGAAATGAATGCTGTGTTGGGTACAGTAATTATTGCTCCGATGACATCGACTATTCGCGGGTACCCCTCAAGAGTGGAGGTGCGTTTTCAGAACAAAACTGGCGAAGTTTGTCTGGATCAACTGCGGGCTGTTGACGAAAGCAGGTTGAGTAAACAGCCTTTAGGGCGCTTGAAGCAAAGTGAAATTGATGAGATTATGGATGTAATAGCCGATATTTTCAAACTATAA
- a CDS encoding glycosyltransferase family 9 protein — translation MTKILILRFSAMGDVLLLVPVLRSLVTAHTKVEVVVATRPRFAAFFTGIERVKVFEADVDTRFTGFFGVRKLFFALLVKEDFDVIIDMHDHLRTLILRNLFALFGKKVIVFNKGRKEKKAFTRKQNKITTPLPHTIQRYQEAFEKAGYSFPVIPGPYLFTNETARQHLQKWLNKYALVKNGPWIGLAPFALHQSKIWPLANYPGLIQELIRKINPTIFLFGGGDHEIKYFHDLQELFPKNCVTVAGQLKMQQEIALLQQLDLMVCTDSSNMHLATLAGTPVLSIWGGTHPDVGFGPFGQGNESILQIDQKELPCRPCSVYGKEKCHRGDFACLTRISIEIVSKRITERLNSPE, via the coding sequence ATGACTAAAATTCTGATTCTTCGCTTTTCGGCCATGGGCGATGTACTGTTGCTCGTGCCGGTGCTTCGATCGCTGGTGACCGCACATACTAAGGTGGAGGTTGTTGTTGCCACCAGGCCACGTTTTGCTGCATTCTTTACGGGTATTGAGCGGGTAAAGGTTTTTGAAGCCGATGTGGACACGCGCTTTACCGGGTTTTTTGGCGTACGCAAACTTTTTTTTGCACTGCTGGTAAAAGAAGATTTTGATGTGATCATCGACATGCACGATCACTTGCGCACGCTCATCCTGCGCAACCTGTTTGCACTATTCGGAAAAAAGGTGATTGTTTTTAACAAAGGCCGAAAAGAAAAGAAAGCCTTTACCCGAAAGCAGAATAAAATAACTACACCACTGCCACACACTATTCAGCGCTATCAGGAGGCGTTTGAAAAAGCCGGTTATTCATTTCCGGTTATACCGGGCCCTTACCTGTTTACTAATGAAACGGCCCGTCAACACCTTCAGAAATGGCTGAATAAGTACGCGCTGGTAAAAAATGGCCCCTGGATTGGTCTTGCCCCATTTGCCTTGCACCAATCGAAAATATGGCCGCTGGCCAACTACCCTGGGCTGATTCAGGAACTCATCCGGAAAATAAACCCGACAATCTTTTTATTCGGTGGCGGTGATCATGAGATCAAGTACTTCCACGATTTGCAGGAACTCTTTCCGAAAAATTGCGTAACGGTTGCCGGCCAACTTAAAATGCAGCAGGAGATTGCCTTGCTTCAGCAACTGGACCTGATGGTGTGTACCGATTCGTCAAACATGCACCTGGCTACACTGGCCGGAACACCCGTACTTTCCATCTGGGGAGGCACCCATCCGGATGTCGGGTTCGGGCCGTTTGGCCAGGGGAATGAAAGCATTTTGCAGATTGACCAGAAAGAACTGCCCTGCAGGCCCTGTTCAGTTTATGGTAAAGAAAAATGCCACCGGGGCGATTTTGCCTGCTTAACCCGAATTTCTATTGAAATCGTTTCAAAACGGATTACGGAACGACTGAACTCACCGGAATAA
- a CDS encoding 3-hydroxyacyl-CoA dehydrogenase, giving the protein MNILVVGNTENLDECKAKWGEHKYTLEGDHREAERFVAGSDLVFDFIIDEEPFQIEIYQEKPTTRAFLNTAKISLAELSNLADHKIKAHVFGFNGLPTFVNREVLEVCLLNPAHETELNAICKKLNTNYLVVDDRVGMVTPRIICMIINEAYYTVQEGTATREDIDKAMKLGTNYPYGPFEWCQRIGIKHVYELLEAVYEDTHDERYKICPLLKKEYLMA; this is encoded by the coding sequence ATGAATATCCTTGTGGTTGGCAATACCGAAAACCTTGATGAATGCAAGGCCAAGTGGGGAGAACACAAGTACACGCTGGAAGGCGACCACCGCGAAGCCGAACGCTTTGTAGCGGGCAGCGACCTGGTGTTTGATTTCATCATTGATGAAGAACCTTTTCAAATCGAAATCTACCAGGAAAAGCCAACAACTCGTGCATTTCTGAATACTGCCAAAATTTCGCTGGCCGAACTTTCTAACCTGGCCGACCACAAAATAAAGGCCCACGTATTCGGGTTTAACGGCCTGCCCACCTTTGTTAACCGCGAAGTGCTGGAAGTATGCCTGCTTAACCCGGCACACGAAACCGAACTGAATGCAATTTGTAAAAAGTTAAACACCAACTACCTGGTGGTTGACGACCGCGTGGGCATGGTTACACCCCGCATCATCTGCATGATCATCAACGAGGCCTACTACACCGTACAGGAAGGAACAGCCACCCGCGAAGATATTGACAAGGCGATGAAACTGGGTACCAACTATCCGTACGGCCCGTTTGAATGGTGCCAGCGTATTGGCATTAAACACGTTTACGAACTGCTCGAGGCTGTATATGAGGATACTCACGATGAGCGTTACAAGATTTGCCCGCTGTTGAAGAAGGAGTACCTGATGGCGTGA
- a CDS encoding RidA family protein, with the protein MSKSVVYSPNAPEPIGPYSQAIQVGNMLFISGQIAIQKPSGNLVTGNISEETAQVMKNLGEILKAAGMDFSNVVKSTIFLKDMNNFPVVNEVYGKNFPTNPPARETVEVSRLPKDVNVEISCIAVK; encoded by the coding sequence ATGTCAAAATCGGTTGTTTATTCACCCAACGCGCCCGAGCCCATCGGCCCGTACAGCCAGGCCATCCAGGTCGGCAATATGCTGTTTATCAGTGGGCAAATTGCCATTCAAAAACCTTCGGGTAACCTGGTAACCGGCAACATCAGCGAGGAAACGGCTCAGGTTATGAAAAACCTGGGTGAGATACTGAAAGCTGCCGGCATGGATTTTTCCAACGTGGTGAAGAGCACTATTTTCTTAAAAGACATGAACAACTTTCCGGTTGTTAATGAAGTTTACGGAAAGAACTTTCCTACCAACCCGCCCGCCCGCGAAACAGTAGAAGTGAGCCGCCTGCCGAAAGATGTGAATGTGGAGATTTCGTGTATCGCGGTGAAGTAA